Proteins found in one Triticum urartu cultivar G1812 chromosome 4, Tu2.1, whole genome shotgun sequence genomic segment:
- the LOC125554347 gene encoding L-type lectin-domain containing receptor kinase IX.1-like, which yields MATAASRARSSILISVCAGCFLLLCLSRDAAASPLSFSFDFSNKSTFGSRIQVMGDALQQDNLVDLTVDTSYRRGIHYLKGRMSYVDPVPFFDGATHELTSFVTQFTFAIKPIQGEIRGDGMAFFLSSFPPTVPANSTGGNLGLIVQGDGNALGVDRFVAIVFKTFNNSDHIGIDINSASSSKNETALPDFSLNGSMTACITFNGTTGMMDASLQLNDNRSLGPFKVSYQLPDPLSLLPPEVAVGFSAGTGDYSERHQIMSWSFTTTLPQRKGQTRKATRNALLIIAACSIVLVAGIIVLLRRRCLFPDRQSIQLGSLGPRQFSPRQLKRATNNFSHLLGKGAFGLVYKGTLEDKEVAVKKLSRRMVGVGATDFGNEARLLMAIKHKNLVKLLGYCNRGENRLLCLEYLSGGSLDKLIYAKTPGGGGLDWCARYQVVQGICSGLQYLHHELDPEQRIVHMDLKASNVLISRNERGDITNVKIADFGLSKLFRADLTHSYTELVIGLKAYMPPEYLSRGRISAKVDIYCFGVLILEIVTGDCANVNDSSVEFIDRVSAGRRSSCAQGVGQRRREKDHGGKLLRRLHSTSSQLHRYSAGLHPGRPRPQAGRDRDRPAALAFSYLRHSPCDASYKHRPNSNIIMLKTLLYYETKEVFLSHTSSVSMHA from the exons ATGGCGACGGCGGCTTCGCGTGCACGCAGCAGCATCCTCATTTCCGTTTGCGCTGggtgcttcctcctcctctgcttgTCGCGTGATGCAGCAGCCTCGCCTCTCTCCTTCAGCTTCGACTTCTCCAACAAATCCACCTTCGGCTCAAGAATCCAGGTCATGGGCGACGCGCTCCAGCAAGACAACCTGGTCGACCTCACGGTCGACACCTCGTACAGGCGTGGCATCCACTATCTCAAGGGGCGGATGTCGTACGTCGACCCTGTGCCCTTCTTTGACGGCGCCACCCACGAGTTGACGAGCTTCGTCACGCAGTTCACCTTCGCGATCAAGCCCATCCAAGGGGAGATAAGGGGGGACGGCATGGCTTTCTTCCTCTCCAGCTTCCCGCCGACAGTGCCGGCCAACTCGACCGGCGGCAACCTTGGCCTCATTGTCCAGGGTGACGGGAACGCCTTGGGCGTAGACCGGTTCGTCGCCATCGTGTTCAAGACGTTCAACAACTCGGACCACATCGGCATCGACATCAACTCTGCCTCGTCCTCCAAAAATGAAACAGCCTTGCCCGACTTCAGCCTGAATGGCTCCATGACGGCGTGCATCACTTTTAATGGCACCACCGGGATGATGGATGCCTCCCTGCAGTTGAATGACAACCGTTCCCTTGGTCCCTTTAAGGTTAGTTATCAACTACCCGATCCCCTGTCCTTGCTCCCGCCGGAGGTGGCGGTGGGGTTTTCTGCAGGCACAGGCGACTACTCCGAGCGCCATCAGATAATGTCCTGGTCCTTCACCACAACTCTTCCTCAACGCAAAG GGCAAACTAGGAAGGCAACAAGGAATGCACTGCTGATTATTGCTGCTTGCAGCATCGTTTTGGTGGCTGGGATCATCGTTCTCCTCCGGCGTCGTTGCCTCTTCCCTGACAGGCAAAGCATACAGCTTGGCAGCTTGGGGCCAAGGCAATTTTCACCGAGGCAGCTCAAGCGTGCGACCAACAACTTTTCACATCTGTTGGGTAAAGGTGCATTTGGTCTTGTCTACAAG GGGACCTTGGAAGACAAGGAGGTGGCTGTAAAGAAACTAAGTCGCCGCATGGTTGGAGTCGGAGCGACCGACTTTGGTAACGAAGCCAGGCTCCTCATGGCGATTAAGCATAAGAATCTGGTGAAGCTGTTGGGGTATTGCAACAGAGGCGAGAACAGGTTGCTTTGTTTGGAGTATCTCTCCGGTGGAAGCCTCGACAAGCTAATCTATG CTAAGACGCCCGGAGGAGGAGGACTTGACTGGTGCGCACGATACCAAGTAGTACAAGGAATATGTTCGGGCTTGCAATATCTTCATCATGAATTGGACCCTGAACAGAGGATCGTGCACATGGATCTAAAGGCGAGCAACGTGCTGATCAGCCGTAACGAGCGCGGAGACATCACCAATGTAAAAATCGCGGATTTCGGCCTGTCAAAGCTCTTCAGAGCGGACCTTACACACTCCTACACTGAACTGGTCATTGGTCTAAA GGCGTACATGCCCCCGGAATACCTTAGCAGGGGCAGGATCTCAGCCAAGGTGGACATATATTGTTTCGGCGTTCTTATTCTGGAGATAGTCACTGGCGACTGCGCCAACGTGAATGATTCCTCGGTCGAATTCATCGACCGGGTAAGCGCTGGCCGGCGATCGAGTT GTGCGCAGGGAGTGGGGCAACGGAGACGTGAGAAGGATCACGGTGGAAAGCTGCTCCGACGACTGCATTCCACAAGCTCGCAACTGCATCGATATAGCGCTGGATTGCATCCAGGAAGACCCCGACCGCAGGCCGGACGCGACAGAGATAGGCCAGCGGCTCTCGCTTTCTCGTACCTGCGGCACAGTCCATGCGATGCAAGCTATAAGCATCGACCGAACTCAAATATAATAATGttaaaaacgctcttatattatgaaACGAAGGAAGTATTTCTCTCGCATACTTCCTCTGTTTCAATGCATGCATGA